A region of the Triplophysa rosa unplaced genomic scaffold, Trosa_1v2 scaffold173_ERROPOS264974, whole genome shotgun sequence genome:
GTCATCCGTTCGAGCTAGCTTTCAGGTAGCTAAACTGATTGCAACCAACGGTAGGCCATTCAGTGACGGCGAGTTCGTCAAGAAATGCATGAATGCTGTTGCAGAGGAGGTGTGTCCCGATAAGAAAGATGTCTTAAATGCGGTGAGTCTGTCCGCAAGTACAGTCACCAGACGAATTGAAGAAATGGGGGATAATGTATATGCCCAGCTGCAGGAGAAAGTGaaagaatttgaattttttgcaTTAGCACTGGATGAGAGCAATGACGTGCAGGACACAGCACAGCTGCTAATATTTCTTCGCGGAGTTAATTCAAACTTTGAAGTGTCAGAGGAGCTAGCAGCCCTACAAAGTCTAAAAGGCACTACGACAGGGGAGGATATTTTTGGAAAAGTGTGCCAAACGATGGGAGAGCTGGGTCTAGACTGGTCTAAGCTGGCCAGCATCACTACTGACGGGGCTCCTTGTATGGTTGGCGCATCGAGGGGGCTTATAGGacgcatgaataaagaaatggaGGAAAGAGGTCTAACCCCACTGTTACAAGTCCACTGCCTGATTCACCAGCAAGCACTCTGCTGCAAAGTTCTGAAGTGGGAATCAGTCATGAAGGTGGTGGTGTCATGCATAAACTTCATCAGAGCAAACGGACTTAAACACCGGCAGTTCCAAGCCTTTCTCGCCGAGCTAGAGTCTGCTCACGGAGATGTGCTTTACCACACTGAAGTCCGATGGTTAAGCCGGGGCAGAGTTTTGAGGCGTTTTTATGAGCTGCTACCTGAAATCAACACCTTTCTTCTGACGAAGGGCAAAACTGTCCCAGAACTGATCGACGCAGAATGGAAATGGGACCTCGCCTTTTTAACAGATGTGACAGAAATGTTGAACGGCCTCAACTTGCAGCTCCAAGGCAAGGGGAAACTAATATGTGACATGATATGTGACATGTATTCCCACATAAAAGCATTTGAGGTGAAAATAGCACTGCTTGTGGGACAAGTGCAAAAGCAAGACTTCACTCATCTCCCCGTTACCAAAAGTCTCTCAGCTGAGAAACCAGTGGCTCCATTCCCAGCTGAAAAGTCAGTGGAAGCGCTGGAAAAGCTTAAGGCGGAGTTTGACGTGCGATTCCGTGAGCTACATGTTCACGCTAAAGAAATCCGCCTTTTCCAGAACCCCTTTGCTGCCAACATTGACAAAGCCCCGCCTTCTTATCAGTTCGAGTTGGCTGAGTTACAGAACTGTGATATTCTGAAAGACACATTTAAGCCCAACGGTCTCATTGAATTCTATGCTTCCCTTCCTAACGAGACATACCCAAACATCAAAAGGCAAGCAATGAAGATGTCCACACTTTTTGGCAGCATGATGAAATCACCGATGAAAACTACAAAGGGTTCAAGACTCACTGATGAACATTTGCATCAGTCTTTGAGACTGGCTGTGACAGGAATGGAACCTGACATTGGACTTCTCACTAGCCAGAAGCAAGCCCACAGTTCACACTAATTAATATGCATaagtaaatgttttgattttgaatagcactgaatatgaaaaaatgtcattatgATAGTAATAACAATGCTCTTTTAATAGGCTATATTTCTCTCGAAAAGTAATCATTTGTCTGTATGGTGcataacaaaataaactatTCTAGCATTAGGAggcataataaatacatttaaaatcataATTAAATCTCCACAATAATACTAGTAGTCACTCCAACCCATGTAATTTTCTGTTACAAACCAACCCGTCCCCCCATTAAAGACAGGGAAAATCTCATGTGGCCATTTGCATCGGAAAAACGATTTGGACCGCGCCTCGTCTAGGACCCTGATCCAAAGAAATGTCAAAACTTCCTACCTTTCAGTCTAGACAACACTACACTTTGGACACACTACCAGTGCAGCAGATCCAATAAGTCACTCTTTTGTCTTTAGCCCTAGGCGAGACGCCTGGACTTCTGCAGTCGCTCTACCGACTACGCCTCTCGACCAAACCTTTTATGGGGTCGGAGTAAGGTGCAGATTCATTTTCCACACCCAGGACCTTAGCAGCCGGCACACAGTGCCCAAAGCTACCCGTtatacctggtttaaggaccatggttaTCCCTATCGTTCTTAAACAATTCGGCCAGCACCATCACTCGCCTGACCTTGAACTACAGTCAAAGCTGAATCCTTATAAACTGTGAACCGGtgttgcgccaatgacacagactaataacaaatacgttcaaaagtacaggacagtaacaaaaaatgtacaaataacacttacaaatccaggagccggaccgctaggtctgcatctgttttgcaacccgttgcctcttgctgctcgcgccaccaAGACATTCAGGCAAGTGATTGgccaagaaaaaaaaagaaggaaCATAGGCCAAACCCCTGACCACACCCTCTCAAGCCCCACCCTCCACACAATGATACATATTTTTTACTcgtttgttttacagtaaaatgacAATTAAGAACGAAAAATAGTTTAATGTTCCTATAATCCCGTTGTCCTGAAACAAATATTTGATACTTTGCCACACAATACACTGTTTCTTGACAGATGAGACAAACAGCCACTTCTTTGcactgaacaaaaaaataatcactTGTCCACTTTTGGTTAAATACCCTGCATTCTGAATCAACCTTTCTTTTTCCCAACCGCTTGGCCATTTTGTCGTCTCTTTGAATTTTTCCGCTGGTTCGCACGTCAACTGTTCGATCGCGATGGTACGTTATGTTGAATGTACCATTCTGTTGGTAGGTGAATTTAACAAATAATTAGGCTATGTTAATAACTAAGGGAAATTTGAGTCTAAAAGCCAATATTTATTATCAAATATAGACATGATATAAGTGAAAccgtatatttaaaattaaattttctAAATGTCTCTGGCATTGTTCAGAGGGCCGTTCCAAATGTGGGGGCGGGCCGCATTCAGCCTACGCGGGCCGTAGTTTGGGGAACCCTGTCctagagtctggaggaagagaggagaggcacagaatccacgttgcttgaggtccagtgtaaagtttccacagtcagtgatggtttggggtgccatgtcatctgctggtgttggtccactgtgttttctgaggtccaaggtcaacgcagccgtataccagttttagagcacttcatgcttcctgctgctgaccaactttatggagatgcagatttcattttccaacaggacttggcaccggcacacagtgccaaagctaccaatacctggtttaaggaccatggtatccctgttcttaattggccagcaaactcgcctgaccttaaccgcTTATAAACTGTGAACCGGtgttgcgccaatgacacagactaataacaaatacgttcaaaagtacaggacagtaacaaaaaatgtacaaataacacttacaaatccaggagccggaccgctaggtctgcatctgttttgcaacccgttgcctcttgctgctcgcgccaccaAGACATTCAGGCAAGTGATTGgccaagaaaaaaaaagaaggaaCATAGGCCAAACCCCTGACCACACCCTCTCAAGCCCCACCCTCCACACAATGATACATATTTTTTACTcgtttgttttacagtaaaatgacAATTAAGAACGAAAAATAGTTTAATGTTCCTATAATCCCGTTGTCCTGAAACAAATATTTGATACTTTGCCACACAATATACAGTGTTCTGTATATAtactgttcttaattggccagcaaactcgcctgaccttaaccccataggaaatctatggggtattgtgaagaggaagatgcgatatgccagacccaacaatgcagaagagctgaagcccactatcagagcaacctgggctctcataacacctgagcagtgccacagactgatcgacgccatgccacgccgcattgctgcagtaattcaggcaaaaggagccccaactaagtattgagtgctgtacatgctcatacttttcatgttcatacttttcagttggccaagatttctaaaaatcctttctttgtattggtcttaagtaatattctaattttctgagatactgaatttgggattttcattagttgtcagttataatcatcaaattaaaagaaataaacatttgaaatatatcagtctgtgtgtaatgaatgaatataatatacaagtttcactttttgaatggaattagtgaaataaatcaactttttgatgatattctaattatatgaccagcacctgtatatgtacatgctatgcgctgttttcataccgagttgactgtagttattacatatattacacaaaacacaacgcctggtcgcgattgtgtttagtgacttccgatataataacaaaagaaaagtactataggttacaaaacacattcaagtccatgcgttgtgtttcgggtaaatacaaatgttccatgtagctagcacgctctGTGCTAACTTCTAACAATCAGCTGCTACCCCTGAGTCTACTTTAGGTTGTAGTATAGCCCTGTACTACAGCCCATAGTGTTGGCACCCGTGTGGTATGCAATAAAGATGAAACGCTGATTTCAGAAACAGTACTGTTACATATACAGTTTATgaataacataatataacatatttttttggcCAAAGTTACCAGAATAAGTTGGTAACCTTGCTTCGAACACATAGGGTTGACTACTTACGATACATAAGTCTTTGTACTGATATAGGAAGAGCATATGGTAACACGGActactttacctgatcggtggacatagtttgaacgacgtatctgggtccgtcggcttagtaaacaaactcacgtgtattgagctgccagcgggaaatctttgcgacagtttttacgacactgcatacagacaattccgcttatcaaccacgtggggcaacagtgagcaaaaGTTGCTCGTTGCCGCTTTAATTTAAACGACACAATTTTTTACataattgtattaatattaaaggggtcatatgacacggctgaaacaaatattatagtttgttttagatgtaatgcaatgtgtatacacgatttaaggttaaaaaatgctgtattttccacataccgtgcatgtttgtatcttctctttgccccacctctctgaaacgtgcagattttctacacttagtgattggtcgaatactgcaagtgtgtgaccgaaatgtaacgcttcttaccatatttgtaacatcaGGTTCTAACaggttgtactgacaggtacgcccacctacttgcgtatacatttgggcggtcttagtcaaatcataccacgaactgacgttgatttgtgggggtgtggtttagggctgcaacaacgctctgtgacgtcacttgcgagctgcgcagttataaatcaagcgcgtcttcttcccttttaaaatgaccgttttagatgtgtctctccgtgcagcatgagctacGCAGTTTTAAATGCAGACGTGGTTCtacgtggatgcgtctcttcgtgcagcgcgagatgcgcagttttaaagtcacacttgtctctccgtgctgcacgagatgcgcagttttaaagtcacacgtgtctctccgtgcagcgcgaggtacggagttttaaagtcagacgtgtctctccgtggatgtgtctctccgtgcggcacatgttgcgcCATTCTAAAGTCAGACATGTCTCTCgatgcatgcgtctctccgtgcagcgtgaggtgcgcagtttgaaagccacacgtgtctctccgtgcagcgcgagatacgcagttttaaagtcagacgtgtctctcggtgcgtgcatctctccgtgcagcgcgaggtgcgcagttttaaagtccgacgtgttctgcatgcatctcttcaagctgcgcagttttaaagtttaaaggggagaggtgttttaaatgacaaaattaaagattatattagtaaaacccaatttgtggcgtttgcactttgcaaagtacataataggctaaataccctgatttggtggtttatttagttcagaggtgggtaacgaagtacatttacttgagtactgtacttaagtacactttttgagtatttgtatttaagtattacattttctgtttattttttactgtacgtcactacatttgaatgacaaatatctcacttttcatggcacaaaaaaaaatatttccttggccgaccctcccctcgctcccacgtttgggagagactattgtcagttgcttctaatatgacacacctgaatcaactcaccaggtgtgttaattatggagacattcgcaacattttgggagaaggctaatgagttcagttgtgtatacttttcccatatctgatttacttattataagcaaaagatgtaattacattttatccgattaatcgggGAAAAAAATCGtcaaactaatcgattatcaaaataatcgttagttgcagccctagtgtggttacacgaggtgtttcaagcaggtctgggtgagcattcgcttttagatagaatgcatattttgttccgacactttaatattttaattttatacagGACAAGCGGGAAATACACCTTCATTCTACACGTTACTTTGATATATGAACTgtctttgtagtgttttttgtgGAGGAAAAGATGTGGGTGATTTATTTCACCTTTGCCGGCATGCCCTAAACATCACCTTGGCACTATAAATCACTATTTTTCTGCAATAAACAATCAAATTTTGCCAAGATGTTTTCAGACATGACAGACAAGATgttaacaaataatattttaatgaaaacccaattttcacctaatttttatttttggatataCATCCGACAGGTTTACCCATGATCGCATCACGTTGACTTTCTTCCACGCATTTATATATGATTGAATTTGACTCTACAAAGCCTGTGAAAAGCAATACATATGTTGATCATATGCCAACTCAAGTGTTCATGTATGTTTTCTACATTAGGTATTGTGGCCGGTCTGCTTTATTAACAGGTTTTCGTTCGCTTTGCTTGAgcttttaatgctttttgttCTGTACTCTTTTTCTCACACGCATATTTTTGATTAAGAAACTCAGGATATAACATAGGATTGTTGTGAATACCTATTATAAGTAATAGGACTATGTCGACGAGTAATTCATTTCTGAAAATGCTATATTTTAgcctaatatacagtattgtagtggttttagctgcatgttaaaataatgatgagctaagctcaccaaatatggttctccaccagatctatcaagatcacatccatgaaatgagttatttaaaacatcaatttcagtcaaggaagtAGTTTAggtcaaaggaaaatacgtataataatcgtggtcaaatatacatattttccagtctctgattagtaatataaagcataacaatacttgtatgcattcgtccagggaatgcatcaatgatattatattctttacattatctcatgggcataagtaacgtgactttatcaaacaggatttagagcaaaggtagcgaaaATCAAAACAGCTTAAGTGACCAAGTATATGAGCCGAACACAGAAAACCCCTCACaggtgaatatatatggttgtttattaaactatactctacatggtaaaaataatgacgatcgcataaacacaaacaatacatgaaacactaatgcacaactcaactcaactcaactttatttatatagcgcttttacaattttcattgttacaaagcagctgtacatgagacatattgactacaagcaaaacaatcaaagttgtacctgcaaaaacaagaaaaggttgaaaacacagaagacagacacacccacacacagaacactacacacacagaacactacacacacacacacacacacacacacacacacacacacaagtacgcacacacacacacgctcagtgagagcacacaattaggataaaggagagagaagcacaggtcaaatataacagataataaattcctatatgcaatattaattaagtaaaactttaagattctaaagcagcccccccggtcaggcagatagtgcaaaaacagtatgcaaacggtggcgaggaacccaaaactctaatcgagaaaaaaaacctcaggagaacccaggcccaaccaggggattccagttcccctctggcaaaagctgctgcctctgcacaagctccagagaacttgcacaacaaggctaaataaaataaataaacttaataataaaataaattatagtttaagattatcattaataatctaatagcatttgaagttttgtggtgaagacatgtcaagagaccgcgtccttctttatccagctctatcatctcagctcttgtcaggtccccacttcccattctccgctctaccatcaggtcaggccatgaactgcatcctgctcgctgtggtaaccttggaacaatgagacaagactggctgagagtagagtactgttctgtactctttgatgcaacaagtacatcagttgtgtttttggttccggttgatctaactaatgcagcctaaaccctcNtttgtatgctttgcagtattgttagagatctttatacaatagtttagtgcttaaagtttaaacacgtgtttcctgcattagcttcacatgcatacaatactcgcaacacatttcgttatctttgctgttttgtaccttagcaggggaaattcttgtattctgcatatttatttaagttgcaagattgagcgcttcactcgtctgctctttcggtccttcgcctcccgcgaattacgtctttgggggcggggcactgatagataagtgaatggtttaaggaggggagacgaaaatgagtgactgaatgcgcagcttgcacAATATAACacttctgcgcattaaatttataatacgcaaaaatgatatattgatcagtttaacagtcgcaccggtgcgaccattaagaaaaacttgccgcactggcaggaaaatttgtcgcaaaatgagaccatttagtcgcagtctagcgtgtcagagcattggttatgattttcggacggatcaggccttaacttgacattcttaacgaaaaagttgtcaatcgttcttttcatcttctctcgtcatccgcggctacatccactctgtttatctgacgggcctataaGCTACTtacctctctgtccgactgcagcaccgcattttcaaacgtacactcacacatacaggaatatctggaccacggccaatcagaggagggtccgcccttcactatctctgattggtttagaccacgatatgggcctaatgtgtctgttgttgaaccacagggagactttcgcagagtcTTTTTTTTCCCTCAAAGGGCtggtcgcaccagtgcgacctcagattttttttagtcgcaccattgagaaattaggtcgcatgtgcgaccaaattggtcgcactctagagccctggctattctatatatagaatctgatacttgcgagctctgtgctggaccaatattcgtatgcgcgtgtagagatggaattgttcaaaaggtttcagaatacAGTCCAGCTGGAAAGTTCCGGGCCTCATGATCGGCCGCATGGCTTAGCCAGGTGTGCatggcagcagaagtccattgttccttcttttccCCCAGAGGGGGAAAAGGCAGcctccgaagagacgccacgaaccaGTTTTTGATGAGGGCAGGTATAAAGCAAAAAGGCCAAGCTTCcgtttcagagcaggctcgatatttaacttcatgagagggcatgcccacctgagtttgaatcgaccaatcagagttgagcagggaagaggttctttgtccactcaacagctaatgtGCATCTTAATGACCTCCTAGCAACTTCACAAAAATACcagtccaaattataacataatgaaaagtcTGACTCCGTCAAGTCTGACtctgtcctggtttcttgatatcaacatcaaaagagagtggagggggtttatgattcttcttttaatgattccgaccatttggcttatgctaaagtCTCTACAATATAATGatttttgttgcatttgtttttcagttgcaGCATGcccaaatatacaaatatactggTTAAAGACGCCGCTGTGTTCTATTGTAATTTGTATTTAGGCTTTCATTTGCACTAAACATCCCAAACAGTtagcttttaattattttcttttgacaatttatatttagcttaaaatgGCTGTTgtcctttttttaaaataaaaaaactcattGCTGCTTGTCGTTCTGCATTTatcaataaattacaaaaagtatatatttttctttaaaacggctatctttgtaatttaaatgtcaactttcaaaatgaaaaattattcatttagaaTAATCAATTATTTGATAAATTAGTCAATAGATTAGTCGATATAAAAATAGTCGTTAGTGGCAGCTCTACTCATAATCTAATTAATTATTACATAACAAGCATCAAGATTTATTTCACTAAGATTTCTATCtttaaaatggcattattcagtcaatattgaagatgttgttatattttcacagaatattctgtaggatgattttatgtagaaaacagtaaaaagacttttgctgggttttcacaagcaggtcACAGTTTGAAATGAACAACGTTctaattgggaaattatttaaagatggAAGTAGTTCTTGTATGAATGCAAGACCTGCCAACCTGTATGCATTTTGCGTAGCAGGTACGCATTTTGACCTCAAAGTACGCTGGTACGATTTGTCACTCTAAACTACGCAAAAACCTGATGACGCCTCTGCTGCGTGCAGTACTCAAAACaagcaacagaaaaaagaagaatATGTCCAATCATAGCACTGAGTTCTTCCCCCAAATAGAAAGCGGCGATGATTGACACGTCCTATGGCCTATCAATCAATAACAAGAGTCAGCAAATCGGCAGAACCACAAAATCCTGCGTGATCCCCTTCCACCCACACGTTCTGACGCATTGTTTTAAATGAGGAGTCAAGACGTCTTCTGAGCTCTAAGGTAAACGGATTTGGTGAATGTGGAAAGTTGAAATATTGAATTAGCTTAATCCTATGCAGTCGATGATCTCGCGGGTTCATTTGATAACGTGCACTTGCCCGCAAGATGCGCTAACATTAtttctgatttataaatgagcGCTCTCGAAAAGTTACCATGATTTTACCAAGTACCATAGGCGCTGATTGCGCTGGTGGATTCTCACACTCAATaactatggcgttattataatgacaaatgtcgcgagcgcattattacaaggcgagagcgcattcttgtcatacgagcgtgcgaatctctccgctcgcacgccgatttcctttgctcgtgcacaaaactggacgcgcgctttcaactatagctgctctcttatgaattgtctctcctctcgctcagtgagcgtgtgcgcactcaaaatgcgttccgtgcgtccacgaatccttcggtactcttgctctcgagaggtcctcctggtgttccaggcattataggctgtcaaaagtagtcaaccaatcagggataggcttccacggcgggccaatgaaaatgcgacctcttaactacagtaggcctaattgttaaaaatgcttgatgaagagttgtttttcgtgttcttttctacaaaagtgtcatgttaatgtgtaattcttgtaaaatagtatattgtaaattgctgaggtttcattcttataaaatcttttaatatataaatcttttaatgagtggattcttgcgtgtgggtaggtgggtggatggggggcaccatgaggtcttaatatgcctctggatccaccacgttctcaggtaacaattttaatatatttgatgcaacattattcatcaaatgtatattataaatgaacggtaagggagcgtttggtatattgcatagaagttcagttgtgtgccctgaacttctggaacactgaatgcagaacacttacagtgtgtgtctgcaaacgcattaaatgcataaccaaataggtatagaatattatatgatatttccaaatgctccagtgctattattgttttgatatgtaccgttacttgtagtaaatattattttagaataaagctaacttaagacaccaatctaaattgttcggtaatcaatttagtactattttgacaatattatgtttagtgtaggacatgcatgaggaccacatgaacttgagggtgttggcctgttttgtctgaataacatggtagttaaactgatgtttatatgtagcctacaaagcatcctaatgccccgttcatttctaatacacatttgactaataatgttgcatcaaatatattaataagcagaggtgtaaagagtacctgaaaaccatacttaagtaaaagtacagataccttgcagtgaaaattactccattacaagttacaagtcaccaattccaaaacgacttgagtaaaagtctttgagtatctgattttaacagtacttgagtattttactcatactgaatgtaggctcaaagcagcactagtcctcaacacttaagagacacatcagtgaaaaactagaaacagttgatttgtgaggtgagcaatcgcatttattttcttaaatcataataagactg
Encoded here:
- the LOC130549781 gene encoding general transcription factor II-I repeat domain-containing protein 2-like; its protein translation is MRADKVLKLKSVLSAQQNTFVLQTQLNQSSVRASFQVAKLIATNGRPFSDGEFVKKCMNAVAEEVCPDKKDVLNAVSLSASTVTRRIEEMGDNVYAQLQEKVKEFEFFALALDESNDVQDTAQLLIFLRGVNSNFEVSEELAALQSLKGTTTGEDIFGKVCQTMGELGLDWSKLASITTDGAPCMVGASRGLIGRMNKEMEERGLTPLLQVHCLIHQQALCCKVLKWESVMKVVVSCINFIRANGLKHRQFQAFLAELESAHGDVLYHTEVRWLSRGRVLRRFYELLPEINTFLLTKGKTVPELIDAEWKWDLAFLTDVTEMLNGLNLQLQGKGKLICDMICDMYSHIKAFEVKIALLVGQVQKQDFTHLPVTKSLSAEKPVAPFPAEKSVEALEKLKAEFDVRFRELHVHAKEIRLFQNPFAANIDKAPPSYQFELAELQNCDILKDTFKPNGLIEFYASLPNETYPNIKRQAMKMSTLFGSMMKSPMKTTKGSRLTDEHLHQSLRLAVTGMEPDIGLLTSQKQAHSSH